In the Heterodontus francisci isolate sHetFra1 chromosome 8, sHetFra1.hap1, whole genome shotgun sequence genome, one interval contains:
- the pars2 gene encoding probable proline--tRNA ligase, mitochondrial, which produces MEVATHSYPRRLFNRLFCGFLNFHRSHYHHGRSKRLLLSRLFQPMNLREDRMVGAGRSSELTCKSQRLMLQAGLIQPANTGCFHYLPYTVRAMEKLVRVIDEEMQSIGGQKVNMPSLTSASLWKISERWDLLGKELFRLKDRHNIEYCLSPTHEEAVTELVAMQGNLSYKQLPLMLYQVTRKFRDEPKPRFGLLRGREFYMKDMYTFDVSERAAMETYNLVSDAYSHIFDRLGLQFVKVQADTGSIGGKMSHEFQLPAEIGEDRLLICSDCHFAANVETIMDAETNCPQCRGKLRESRGIEVGHTFYLGTKYSCILGASYSNTENKPIVAEMGCFGLGVTRILAASIEVLSTEDDIRWPILLAPYQVCIISPKKGSKEDLITGLSETLYDTLMDAVPQLRGEVLLDDRSHMTIGKRLRDASHLGYPYVVIAGKRVLENPPVFEVSCQNNGKTVFLTQEGVLDFLRNVQIA; this is translated from the coding sequence ATGGAGGTGGCGACCCATTCATATCCAAGACGATTGTTCAACCGCCTGTTCTGTGGCTTCTTGAATTTCCACAGGTCCCATTATCACCATGGTAGGTCCAAGCGTCTATTGCTCTCTCGTCTCTTTCAGCCTATGAATCTCCGCGAGGACAGAATGGTTGGGGCAGGCCGGTCCAGTGAGCTCACCTGCAAAAGCCAGAGACTGATGCTTCAGGCGGGCCTCATTCAACCAGCCAATACAGGCTGTTTTCACTATCTGCCATATACAGTCCGAGCCATGGAGAAACTTGTCCGTGTGATTGATGAGGAAATGCAATCCATTGGGGGCCAGAAGGTGAATATGCCCAGCCTCACCTCGGCGAGTCTGTGGAAGATCAGTGAACGTTGGGACCTCCTGGGAAAGGAACTTTTCAGACTGAAGGACAGGCATAACATAGAGTACTGTTTAAGTCCTACACATGAGGAAGCAGTGACGGAGCTCGTAGCCATGCAGGGTAATCTCTCATACAAACAGCTACCATTGATGCTGTACCAAGTGACAAGGAAGTTCCGAGATGAGCCAAAACCACGATTTGGTTTGCTTCGTGGACGGGAGTTTTACATGAAGGACATGTACACATTTGATGTCTCAGAAAGAGCTGCCATGGAGACCTATAATCTTGTTTCTGATGCTTATAGTCATATATTTGACCGGTTGGGATTGCAGTTTGTAAAGGTGCAGGCGGACACGGGCAGCATTGGCGGAAAGATGTCCCATGAGTTCCAGCTACCAGCAGAGATTGGGGAGGATCGCCTTTTAATATGTTCTGACTGCCATTTTGCAGCCAATGTCGAAACAATAATGGACGCTGAAACGAACTGCCCACAGTGTCGTGGAAAGCTGAGAGAAAGCAGAGGCATTGAGGTGGGGCACACCTTTTATCTTGGTACCAAGTATTCATGTATTTTAGGTGCCTCATATTCCAACACTGAGAACAAGCCCATTGTAGCAGAGATGGGTTGTTTTGGCCTTGGAGTCACACGAATCCTAGCTGCATCTATAGAGGTTTTGTCGACTGAAGATGACATTCGCTGGCCAATCCTCCTGGCCCCCTATCAGGTTTGCATCATTTCACCTAAGAAAGGCAGTAAGGAGGATCTGATCACTGGTCTTTCAGAGACACTATATGATACTTTGATGGATGCTGTCCCTCAGCTTCGTGGAGAGGTGCTGTTGGATGACCGAAGTCACATGACCATAGGCAAGAGGTTGAGAGATGCCAGCCATCTGGGTTACCCATACGTTGTCATCGCAGGGAAGAGAGTTTTGGAAAATCCGCCCGTTTTTGAAGTCAGCTGCCAAAATAATGGAAAGACAGTATTTCTCACACAAGAAGGTGTCTTAGATTTTCTGAGAAATGTGCAGATTGCTTAG